The sequence below is a genomic window from Anaerolineae bacterium.
GCTGCGGCCCAAACTGGCCTATGGCTTCTCCCAGAGCCCTAGCATGGCGCAAGAAACCCTGCGCGGTGTAGACACCAGCTCCGGCGGCCAAGGTGGCGACACTCAACGCGAAGACCGGATTGACGCCATGCCAGAGTTTCAACTGCAGCAAGGTCACCTCCGGCCGGACAGCGCGGACGGCAGCCAGGAGAAGTGTGTCAGCAATGGTGTCCGGAAACAGACCACAGAGGAGACTAAGCCCGCCCAGGAAGAGGGGGCCCAAGAGCATTGCAGGCGGCGCCTCGTGCGGCTTCTTCGGGAGGTTGGCGCGGCGTCGAAGAAAGGGTGCCAGCCCCACTATCCCCGCCACTGCCACCAGGAAGACGTTGGCCAGCACACCCGCACCTGTCACCAGGGGTGCCGCGCGCGGCGCCTGAAGCTTGGCCTCGTAAAGCAACTCTTTGTTAATGAAGCCCAGCATCGGCGGGAGCCCAGCCATGGAGAGCGCGGCCAGCCCGGCAGCGAAGGCCGTGAAGGGCATCGCCCGCGCCAGGTTTCCCAGCCTCCTCACGTCTCGCGTACCTGTCTCGTGGTCCACCGCTCCAGCGACCAGGAAGAGCGCGCCCTTGTAGAGCGCGTGAGCCAGCAGGAAGAGCGTCGCCGCTTTCACGGAGAGGACCGTACCCAGCCCCAGCAGCAGCACCAGCGCCCCCAGCGCGCTGACAGTGGAATAGGCCAAAATGCGCTTGAGGTCGGTTTGCAACAGAGCCAGGCCGGCACCAAGCAACATAGTGACCGTACCTGCCCCGGTGACTAAGTAATGCCAGGCCTCCGTTCCTCCCAAAACCGGACTGAGTCGTGCTAGCAAATACACTCCGGCTTTGACCATTGTCGCCGAGTGTAGATATGCACTCACAGGGGTTGGCGCTTCCATGGCGTTGGGCAACCAAAAATGGAATGGCGCCTGGGCCGACTTTGTGAACGCGCCCAGGAGAATCAGCACCAAGATCGGCAGATAGAGAGGATGATCCCGGACTAGAGTGCCGTTCTCCAGCAGGCTTGCCAACTCTAGGCTGCCGCCGACCTGACCCAACAGCACCAAACCGGCCAACAAGGCGAGCCCACCGCCACCTGTGACTAACAACGCCTGTAATGCGGCCGCGCGCGCTTGCTCCCGCTCGTGATCAAAGCCGATCAGCAGGTATGAGGTCAGGCTGGTCAGTTCCCAGAAGACAAACAGGGTGATAAGGTTGCCTGCTAATACTAGCCCCAGCATCGAGGCCATAAACATCAGCACGATGACATAGAAGCGGCCTAATTGCGGCTTGCCAGCTAGATAGCCTCCTGCGTAAATCACCACTAAAGCACCAATACCGCTGATCAACAGCGCAAACAGCAAACTTAACCCGTCAATGTAGAACGATAGGTTGACGCCCAAGCTTGGCACCCATGGATAAGAGACGATCAACGCAGAGCTCGCCCTGACCTCGAGGAGATACCTGGCAAAAAAAACGGTGAGACCAATGGGCAGCAATGCCAACAGCCAACCAGTGGCCCTGCGGGTCAGGTGATAGACCCAGGGTGCAAGCGTGGCCAGCATGTAGCCAGATAAGACAGCCAATGTGATTCCCACTTTTCCCCCTCAACAAACAAGACGGATTGCTTCAGCTACTAGTATGTCGCGTTGTCCGAGCCCCATTGCTCAGCCAGCGTATGATGTCGCCGCGCGTGAGCACGCCCACCACCCGCCCGCCGCTGGCCGGATCGGCATTTACAACCGGCAAGCGTCGAAAGCCGTGCTGCACCATCAACCGGATCGCGCGTCCAACGCTTTGAGTATCCTTTACCCATACGACATTGCGATTCATCACATCTGCAGCGACATATTTCGCTCCGATCCCAGCGTATACATTGGGCAACTCCTCCGGTTTAACCGGTTCCCCAAACAATGCTGGGTACGTTAGGCCAGTACGCGGCAGGCGCTCAAATTTCACAAACAGATCGCTCTCGGTCACAATGCCCACCAGGCGGCCATCTGCCTCGACAATCAGCACACAGCCAGTGGGAGATGTGAACAACTGACGGGCCAACTCGGGCACAGGTGTATCAGGACGTGCTGTAGCGAACTCGCGCGTCATCAGGCTGCTAATCTTCAACGCATGGACGGCTTGTTCTGGACATTCCACATCTGCATTCGCTTCATCTAACCAAGCATACAGGTTGAGCAGCGGTGACAGCGCAAGGTGCACCCCAAAAGTTACTGCACCGGCCACTAGGAACGCCAATGCCAAGGGCACCGGATCAATCAATGCCTCACGCGGCCACAGCAGCAGCGCGGATGTCAGCAATAGCCCCACGCGAGCGAGCACATTGAGGAACGATCGCTCAACGTGAGAGGCCTGGCTTCTAAATAGGTGTCTTCCCCATACGGCGATGCCAGTGACCAATAGACTGAGACTAACTTCTAGGAACAGCATCGGCGTGAGCGGTACATGGGTTTGCCAGGCAAAGAAAGCCAGTGCGGCGACTGCCAGCCCAAATATTGGGCCGGCGTCTAACGGTCTCGGACGAACAATGCCATTCGACCACACCCCTTGCGCCTCACCATAGGCAACATATACCGCAATGCTAAAGAGCGTAGCCACGACACTGGAGACACCTAATAGCCAGGCCAGACCATACACCAGGTACACCTGTCCAATGCTGATGATATCGCGCCATTGCTGACCCGGTATCTGTAATGCGATACGAACTGCAGTATAGCC
It includes:
- a CDS encoding Na(+)/H(+) antiporter subunit A → MGITLAVLSGYMLATLAPWVYHLTRRATGWLLALLPIGLTVFFARYLLEVRASSALIVSYPWVPSLGVNLSFYIDGLSLLFALLISGIGALVVIYAGGYLAGKPQLGRFYVIVLMFMASMLGLVLAGNLITLFVFWELTSLTSYLLIGFDHEREQARAAALQALLVTGGGGLALLAGLVLLGQVGGSLELASLLENGTLVRDHPLYLPILVLILLGAFTKSAQAPFHFWLPNAMEAPTPVSAYLHSATMVKAGVYLLARLSPVLGGTEAWHYLVTGAGTVTMLLGAGLALLQTDLKRILAYSTVSALGALVLLLGLGTVLSVKAATLFLLAHALYKGALFLVAGAVDHETGTRDVRRLGNLARAMPFTAFAAGLAALSMAGLPPMLGFINKELLYEAKLQAPRAAPLVTGAGVLANVFLVAVAGIVGLAPFLRRRANLPKKPHEAPPAMLLGPLFLGGLSLLCGLFPDTIADTLLLAAVRAVRPEVTLLQLKLWHGVNPVFALSVATLAAGAGVYTAQGFLRHARALGEAIGQFGPQ
- a CDS encoding CBS domain-containing protein, whose amino-acid sequence is MIVLEHSLIMLLLLVGLLNARPRLPTFVRWAITGVLALAFVVPTVPIELPWDWFSALIIPLVLWQTARRLVDARWPTAWRDIAVWIWMVVGIGGLLAFTSELALTSVLLFSLLAASMAWRALEEEERPTYLGQLGPLVLAFLLAEIAPAVEVPNRYLVALAGGVALGAIAGYTAVRIALQIPGQQWRDIISIGQVYLVYGLAWLLGVSSVVATLFSIAVYVAYGEAQGVWSNGIVRPRPLDAGPIFGLAVAALAFFAWQTHVPLTPMLFLEVSLSLLVTGIAVWGRHLFRSQASHVERSFLNVLARVGLLLTSALLLWPREALIDPVPLALAFLVAGAVTFGVHLALSPLLNLYAWLDEANADVECPEQAVHALKISSLMTREFATARPDTPVPELARQLFTSPTGCVLIVEADGRLVGIVTESDLFVKFERLPRTGLTYPALFGEPVKPEELPNVYAGIGAKYVAADVMNRNVVWVKDTQSVGRAIRLMVQHGFRRLPVVNADPASGGRVVGVLTRGDIIRWLSNGARTTRHTSS